In the Arachis ipaensis cultivar K30076 chromosome B10, Araip1.1, whole genome shotgun sequence genome, one interval contains:
- the LOC107623555 gene encoding proteasome subunit beta type-5, translating to MKLDTSGLESFSTLTAPGDDIVGEFSAPPSFQLPNSNDFDGFVKEAIQTVKPAKGTTTLAFIFKDGVIVAADSRASMGGYISSQSVKKIIEINPYMLGTMAGGAADCQFWHRNLGIKCRLHELANKRRISVTGASKLLANILYSYRGMGLSVGTMIAGWDETGPGLYYVDSEGGRLKGTRFSVGSGSPYAYGILDSGYRYDLSVDEAVELGRRAIYHATFRDGASGGVVSVYHVGPEGWKKWTGDDVGDLHYQYYPVVPSTVEQEMAEATGA from the exons ATGAAGCTCGATACTTCTGGTCTAGAATCGTTCTCTACACTCACCGCACCCGGAGACGACATCGTTGGAGAGTTCTCTGCTCCGCCGTCATTCCAGCTTCCTAATTCCAATGAT TTCGATGGCTTTGTGAAAGAAGCTATTCAGACGGTGAAGCCTGCAAAGGGTACTACAACGCTTGCTTTTATATTTAAGGACGGTGTCATTGTAGCTGCTGATTCTAGAGCTAGCATGGGAGGATATATAT CTTCACAGTCTGTAAAGAAGATTATTGAAATTaatccatatatgcttggaacaATGGCCGGAGGTGCCGCGGATTGCCAATTTTGGCACAGAAATCTCGGGATAAAG TGTCGGTTGCACGAGTTGGCAAATAAAAGGAGGATATCAGTAACCGGAGCCTCAAAGCTACTTGCAAATATTTTATACTCTTATCGTGGAATGGGTTTATCAGTCGGTACCATGATTGCTGGATGGGATGAAACG GGTCCTGGTCTATATTATGTTGATAGTGAAGGAGGAAGATTGAAAGGCACTAGATTCTCTGTTGGATCTGGTTCACCATATGCTTATGGTATATTGGACAGTGG GTACCGATATGACCTGTCAGTTGATGAAGCTGTTGAACTAGGTCGACGAGCAATATATCATGCAACATTCCGTGATGGAGCTAGTGGTGGAGTTGTTAGCG TTTACCATGTGGGACCAGAAGGATGGAAGAAATGGACTGGTGATGATGTTGGGGACCTACATTACCAATACTACCCTGTTGTCCCAAGCACTGTGGAACAAGAAATGGCTGAGGCAACAGGAGCTTAA